A single Brienomyrus brachyistius isolate T26 chromosome 11, BBRACH_0.4, whole genome shotgun sequence DNA region contains:
- the pias1b gene encoding LOW QUALITY PROTEIN: E3 SUMO-protein ligase PIAS1 (The sequence of the model RefSeq protein was modified relative to this genomic sequence to represent the inferred CDS: substituted 1 base at 1 genomic stop codon), whose translation MAESAELKQMVMSLRVSELQVLLGYAGRNKHGRKHELLTKALHLLKAGCSPAVQMKIKELYRRRFPTKMVSPAELALPSVHTSSSSLAAGITQLAFDSHGAPSPLLPVSLLGPKHELGLPHLPSALNPVHPDVKLQRLPFYDMLDELIKPTSLASDNSQRFQETCFAFALTPQQVQQISSSMDISGTKCDFTVQVQLRFCLSETSCPQEDHFPPNLCVKVNGKPCSLRXESWPDTACSLPGYLPPTKNGVEPKRPSRPINITSLVRLSTTVPNTIVVSWTSEIGRSYSMAVYLVKQQSSTVLLQRLRAKGIRNPDHSRALIKEKLTADPDSEIATTSLRVSLLCPLGKMRLMIPCRAITCSHLQCFDATLYIQMNEKKPTWVCPVCDKKAPYELLIIDGLFMEILNSCVDCDEIQFKEDGSWAPMRSKKEVQEVAASYNGLEGACRNAAPEHRNSSSHGGGGGGGKKVEVIDLTLDSSSDEEEEEEPPPKRTCPSLSPASPPINKGVLNLHAQASPVARTPSMPPVDTSYIPPPPPLHPIQDYRHYYHTPNDLSDLNFFSFLQGDNHQHYSMVMAAAAAASASDDHELLLNRFLPYGSSQVFLEQPGTPAGSALAPANGGSSSGSSSSLVSSSSLRDSLRESLRESHAHPGVPRAGSEAASTAAIYGSITDVISLD comes from the exons CAAATGGTAATGAGCCTTCGTGTTTCGGAGCTCCAAGTACTACTGGGATACGCGGGACGCAACAAACACGGTCGCAAGCACGAACTCTTGACCAAGGCGCTGCACTTACTGAAGGCCGGCTGCAGCCCTGCCGTGCAGATGAAAATCAAAGAGCTGTACCGCCGCCGCTTCCCCACCAAGATGGTATCCCCCGCCGAGCTGGCGCTGCCCAGCGTCCACACCAGCAGCAGCTCCCTGGCCGCAGGCATCACCCAGCTGGCTTTCGATAGCCATGGCGCCCCATCGCCCCTGCTGCCCGTCTCCCTGCTGGGGCCCAAGCATGAACTTGGCCTGCCTCACCTGCCCTCGGCCCTCAACCCAGTGCACCCCGATGTCaagctgcagaggctgccctTCTACGACATGCTGGATGAGCTCATCAAGCCCACCAGTCTGG CCTCGGATAACAGCCAGCGGTTCCAAGAGACGTGCTTTGCGTTTGCATTGACGCCTCAGCAAGTGCAGCAGATCAGCAGCTCAAT GGACATCTCTGGGACCAAGTGCGACTTCACCGTTCAGGTCCAGCTGAG gttttGTTTATCGGAGACAAGCTGTCCTCAAGAAGACCATTTTCCTCCCAACCTGTGTGTGAAAGTGAATGGGAAGCCTTGTAGCCTCCGGTGAGAGTCCTGGCCCGACACCGCCTGCAGCCTGCCT GGATATCTTCCTCCAACCAAAAACGGTGTAGAGCCAAAGCGACCGAGCCGGCCCATCAACATTACCTCACTGGTCAGGTTGTCGACGACCGTGCCCAACACCATTGTGGTATCGTGGACCTCTGAGATCGGAAGG aGCTACTCCATGGCCGTGTACCTGGTGAAACAACAGTCCtccacagtgctgctgcagaggctgcgtgCCAAAGGAATCCGGAACCCAGACCACTCCAGAGCTCTCA TCAAAGAGAAGCTGACAGCGGATCCTGACAGTGAAATCGCTACCACCAGTCTGCGCGTGTCCCTGCTCTGTCCG CTGGGGAAAATGCGGCTGATGATCCCATGCCGAGCCATCACCTGCTCGCACCTGCAGTGTTTCGATGCCACGCTCTACATCCAGATGAATGAGAAGAAACCCACCTGGGTCTGCCCCGTCTGTGACAAAAAGGCCCCCTACGAGCTGCTGATCATCGACGG GTTGTTCATGGAGATACTGAACAGCTGCGTGGATTGTGACGAGATCCAGTTCAAAGAAGATGGGAGCTGGGCCCCCATGAGGTCGAAGAAGGAAGTGCAAGAGGTGGCCGCCTCGTATAATGGCTTGGAAG GCGCCTGTCGGAACGCCGCGCCCGAGCACAGGAACAGCTCGTCCCACGGAGGCGGAGGTGGCGGCGGGAAGAAGGTGGAGGTGATCGACCTGACGCTGGACAGCTCCtcggacgaggaggaggaggaggagcccccGCCTAAGAGGACCTGCCCCTCCCTGTCCCCCGCCTCGCCGCCTATCAACAAGGG GGTGCTCAACCTCCACGCCCAGGCGTCCCCGGTGGCCCGGACTCCCAGCATGCCCCCTGTCGACACCAGCTACATCCCGCCGCCTCCACCgctgcatcccatccaggattacCGCCACTACTACCACACGCCCAATGACCTATCAG ATCTGAATTTCTTCTCCTTCCTACAAGGCGATAATCACCAG CATTACAGCATGGTGATGGCAGCCGCCGCAGCGGCCTCCGCCTCAGACGACCACGAGCTCCTCCTGAACCGCTTCCTGCCGTACGGCTCCTCCCAGGTGTTCCTGGAGCAGCCGGGCACGCCAGCGGGTAGCGCCCTGGCCCCGGCCAACGGCGGCAGCAGCagtggcagcagcagcagcctggtcTCGTCCAGCAGCCTGCGGGACAGCCTGCGAGAGAGCCTGCGAGAAAGCCACGCCCACCCCGGGGTGCCCCGAGCCGGCAGCGAGGCAGCCTCCACCGCCGCCATCTACGGCTCCATCACCGACGTCATCTCGCTAGACTGA